Proteins found in one Hirundo rustica isolate bHirRus1 chromosome Z, bHirRus1.pri.v3, whole genome shotgun sequence genomic segment:
- the ONECUT2 gene encoding one cut domain family member 2 isoform X2, producing MNPELAMEPLGSLHGATGHEPELMGSPSPHHGGRSLPPAARPAMVPSMASLLDGAAEYRPELSIPLHHAMSVPCEASPPGMGMSGTYTTLTPLQPLPPISAVSDKFHHPHAHPHAHHHHHHQRLPGSAGGGFALMRDERGLPAVNSLYGPYKEVPAVGQSLSPLGNGLGPLPGAQQGLHGYGPPGHDKMLSPNFEAHAAMLARGEQHLPRGLGTPPAMLPPLNGAHHPAPTGPPPPHGPALPAGRERPPPAAGPQGSGAGQLEEINTKEVAQRITAELKRYSIPQAIFAQRVLCRSQGTLSDLLRNPKPWSKLKSGRETFRRMWKWLQEPEFQRMSALRLAACKRKEQEPNKERNNSQKKSRLVFTDLQRRTLFAIFKENKRPSKEMQITISQQLGLELTTVSNFFMNARRRSLEKWQDDLSSGGSSSAPSTCTKA from the exons ATGAACCCCGAGCTGGCGATGGAGCCGCTGGGCAGCCTGCACGGGGCGACGGGGCACGAGCCGGAGCTgatgggcagccccagccctcacCACGGCGGGCGCAGC ctgccccccgccgcccggcccgcCATGGTGCCCAGCATGGCCTCGCTGCTGGACGGCGCCGCCGAGTACCGGCCCGAGCTCTCCATCCCGCTGCACCACGCCATGAGCGTGCCCTGCGAGGCCTCGCCGCCCGGCATGGGCATGAGCGGCACCTACACCACGCTGACGCCGCTCCAGCCCCTGCCGCCCATCTCCGCCGTCTCCGACAAGTTCCACCACCCGCACGCCCACCCGCACgcccaccatcaccaccaccaccagcgcctgccgggcagcgccggcggcgGCTTCGCGCTCATGCGGGACGAGCGCGGGCTGCCGGCCGTCAACAGCCTCTACGGGCCCTACAAGGAGGTGCCGGCCGTGGGGCAGAGCCTCTCGCCGCTGGGCAACGGGCTGGGCCCGCTCCCTGGCGCCCAACAGGGCCTGCACGGCTACGGGCCGCCCGGCCACGACAAGATGCTGAGCCCCAACTTCGAGGCGCACGCGGCGATGCTGGCGCGGGGAGAGCAGCACCTGCCCCGGGGGCTGGGGACGCCCCCGGCCATGCTGCCGCCCCTGAACGGCGCGCACCACCCCGCGCCCaccgggccgccgccgccgcacggccccgcgctgcccgccggccgggagcggccgccccccgccgccggcccgcaGGGGAGCGGCGCGGGGCAGCTGGAGGAGATCAACACCAAGGAGGTGGCACAAAGGATCACGGCGGAGCTGAAGCGCTACAGCATCCCCCAGGCCATCTTCGCCCAACGAGTGCTGTGCCGCTCCCAGGGGACCCTCTCGGACTTGCTGCGGAACCCCAAGCCTTGGAGTAAACTCAAGTCCGGCCGGGAGACGTTCCGCAGGATGTGGAAGTGGCTGCAGGAGCCGGAGTTCCAGAGGATGTCTGCCCTGCGGCTGGCAG CCTGCAAACGCAAAGAGCAAGAGCCCAACAAAGAGCGGAACAACTCCCAGAAGAAATCCCGCCTGGTTTTCACGGACCTCCAGCGCCGAACGCTTTTCGCCATCTTCAAGGAGAACAAGCGTCCCTCCAAAGAAATGCAGATCACcatctcccagcagctgggccTGGAGCTCACCACCGTCAGCAACTTCTTCATGAACGCTCGCCGGCGCAGCCTGGAGAAGTGGCAGGACGACCTGAGCTCCGGGGGCTCCTCCTCGGCCCCCAGCACCTGCACCAAGGCGTGA
- the ONECUT2 gene encoding one cut domain family member 2 isoform X1, whose protein sequence is MRSGRGGRRCLGGEPGSCAMNPELAMEPLGSLHGATGHEPELMGSPSPHHGGRSAGPLRVPPPPPPPPPPPPPHQELPPAARPAMVPSMASLLDGAAEYRPELSIPLHHAMSVPCEASPPGMGMSGTYTTLTPLQPLPPISAVSDKFHHPHAHPHAHHHHHHQRLPGSAGGGFALMRDERGLPAVNSLYGPYKEVPAVGQSLSPLGNGLGPLPGAQQGLHGYGPPGHDKMLSPNFEAHAAMLARGEQHLPRGLGTPPAMLPPLNGAHHPAPTGPPPPHGPALPAGRERPPPAAGPQGSGAGQLEEINTKEVAQRITAELKRYSIPQAIFAQRVLCRSQGTLSDLLRNPKPWSKLKSGRETFRRMWKWLQEPEFQRMSALRLAACKRKEQEPNKERNNSQKKSRLVFTDLQRRTLFAIFKENKRPSKEMQITISQQLGLELTTVSNFFMNARRRSLEKWQDDLSSGGSSSAPSTCTKA, encoded by the exons ATGAGGAGCGGGCGCGGCGGCCGGCGGTGCCTGGGCGGGGAGCCGGGTTCGTGCGCCATGAACCCCGAGCTGGCGATGGAGCCGCTGGGCAGCCTGCACGGGGCGACGGGGCACGAGCCGGAGCTgatgggcagccccagccctcacCACGGCGGGCGCAGCGCGGGGCCGCTCCGGGTGCCGcctcccccgccgccgccgccgccgccgccgccgccgcaccaggagctgccccccgccgcccggcccgcCATGGTGCCCAGCATGGCCTCGCTGCTGGACGGCGCCGCCGAGTACCGGCCCGAGCTCTCCATCCCGCTGCACCACGCCATGAGCGTGCCCTGCGAGGCCTCGCCGCCCGGCATGGGCATGAGCGGCACCTACACCACGCTGACGCCGCTCCAGCCCCTGCCGCCCATCTCCGCCGTCTCCGACAAGTTCCACCACCCGCACGCCCACCCGCACgcccaccatcaccaccaccaccagcgcctgccgggcagcgccggcggcgGCTTCGCGCTCATGCGGGACGAGCGCGGGCTGCCGGCCGTCAACAGCCTCTACGGGCCCTACAAGGAGGTGCCGGCCGTGGGGCAGAGCCTCTCGCCGCTGGGCAACGGGCTGGGCCCGCTCCCTGGCGCCCAACAGGGCCTGCACGGCTACGGGCCGCCCGGCCACGACAAGATGCTGAGCCCCAACTTCGAGGCGCACGCGGCGATGCTGGCGCGGGGAGAGCAGCACCTGCCCCGGGGGCTGGGGACGCCCCCGGCCATGCTGCCGCCCCTGAACGGCGCGCACCACCCCGCGCCCaccgggccgccgccgccgcacggccccgcgctgcccgccggccgggagcggccgccccccgccgccggcccgcaGGGGAGCGGCGCGGGGCAGCTGGAGGAGATCAACACCAAGGAGGTGGCACAAAGGATCACGGCGGAGCTGAAGCGCTACAGCATCCCCCAGGCCATCTTCGCCCAACGAGTGCTGTGCCGCTCCCAGGGGACCCTCTCGGACTTGCTGCGGAACCCCAAGCCTTGGAGTAAACTCAAGTCCGGCCGGGAGACGTTCCGCAGGATGTGGAAGTGGCTGCAGGAGCCGGAGTTCCAGAGGATGTCTGCCCTGCGGCTGGCAG CCTGCAAACGCAAAGAGCAAGAGCCCAACAAAGAGCGGAACAACTCCCAGAAGAAATCCCGCCTGGTTTTCACGGACCTCCAGCGCCGAACGCTTTTCGCCATCTTCAAGGAGAACAAGCGTCCCTCCAAAGAAATGCAGATCACcatctcccagcagctgggccTGGAGCTCACCACCGTCAGCAACTTCTTCATGAACGCTCGCCGGCGCAGCCTGGAGAAGTGGCAGGACGACCTGAGCTCCGGGGGCTCCTCCTCGGCCCCCAGCACCTGCACCAAGGCGTGA